In the genome of Deinococcus sp. KSM4-11, one region contains:
- the serS gene encoding serine--tRNA ligase — protein MLDLKFIRENAGAVRDAIRVKYVTLDLDELLALDRELLGVKQRVEALQTERNANAKLVPKVTPDERPALIQKGKDLAEELRGLEPALRAHEEQLRQLLLRVPNIPLPGVPVGRDDSDNVELRREGTLPTFDFTPLDQVELLEKQGWSDFERVARVSGSRSYLLKGEGALLEMAVQMFAMSTLAGRGFTPLSTTALVRPETLVHSGHFPGDEDSVYKLDGDELMLAGTAEVPVNSLYAGEQLTLEQLPMTFAAISGAFRREAGSAGRDVRGLIRVHEFRKVEQYVICRADEAEGLKWFAALLENAEVILQALELPYRVVQNCTGDMGAGKALMYDIETWVPSEQVYRETHSCSYLGDWQARRTGLRYRDEDGRLVYAHTLNNTGIATPRILVPLLENHQQADGTIRIPEALRPYLGGKAVIGTPVRSA, from the coding sequence ATGCTGGATCTGAAGTTCATCCGCGAGAACGCCGGCGCTGTCCGGGACGCCATCCGCGTCAAGTACGTGACCCTGGATCTGGACGAACTGCTGGCCCTCGACCGCGAACTTCTGGGCGTGAAACAGCGCGTGGAGGCCCTCCAGACCGAACGGAACGCCAACGCGAAACTCGTGCCAAAGGTCACGCCGGACGAGCGGCCCGCGCTGATCCAGAAGGGCAAAGACCTCGCCGAGGAGCTCAGGGGGCTGGAACCCGCCCTGCGCGCCCACGAGGAACAGCTGCGGCAACTGCTGCTGCGCGTGCCGAACATCCCTCTTCCCGGCGTGCCGGTGGGCCGTGACGACAGCGACAACGTGGAACTGCGCCGCGAGGGAACCCTGCCCACCTTCGATTTCACGCCGCTCGATCAGGTGGAGTTGCTGGAAAAGCAGGGCTGGAGCGACTTCGAGCGCGTGGCCCGTGTGAGCGGCAGCCGCAGCTATCTGCTCAAGGGCGAGGGCGCGCTGCTGGAGATGGCCGTGCAGATGTTCGCCATGAGCACGCTGGCCGGGCGGGGCTTCACGCCGCTGTCCACCACCGCGCTGGTGCGGCCCGAAACGCTGGTGCACTCCGGGCACTTCCCCGGCGACGAGGACAGCGTGTACAAGCTCGACGGCGACGAGCTGATGCTGGCCGGTACGGCGGAGGTGCCCGTGAACAGCCTGTACGCGGGCGAGCAGCTCACGCTGGAGCAGCTTCCCATGACCTTCGCGGCGATCAGCGGCGCGTTCCGGCGCGAGGCCGGGTCGGCGGGCCGCGACGTGCGGGGCCTGATCCGCGTGCACGAGTTCCGCAAGGTCGAGCAGTACGTGATCTGCCGCGCCGACGAGGCCGAGGGCCTGAAGTGGTTCGCGGCCCTGCTGGAGAACGCCGAGGTGATTCTGCAGGCACTGGAGCTGCCGTACCGCGTGGTGCAGAACTGCACGGGCGACATGGGCGCCGGCAAGGCGCTCATGTACGACATCGAGACCTGGGTGCCGAGCGAACAGGTGTACAGGGAGACGCATTCCTGTTCGTATCTGGGCGACTGGCAGGCCCGCCGCACCGGCCTGCGCTACCGCGACGAGGACGGCCGGCTCGTGTACGCGCATACCCTGAACAACACCGGGATCGCCACGCCGCGCATCCTGGTCCCCCTGCTCGAAAACCACCAGCAGGCCGATGGCACCATCCGGATTCCTGAGGCGCTGCGGCCCTATCTGGGGGGCAAGGCCGTGATCGGTACGCCCGTGCGCTCTGCCTAA
- the gatC gene encoding Asp-tRNA(Asn)/Glu-tRNA(Gln) amidotransferase subunit GatC codes for MIDAAQIDHLAALARLQLTPEERVDMQDDLGRILGYFELLNEVDVDGVEEMQRPVSLVNVLRDDVPGEAFPRSVVEALAPEMQDGQVRVPRTVEQG; via the coding sequence ATGATTGACGCGGCGCAGATCGACCACCTCGCGGCCCTGGCCCGGCTGCAGCTGACCCCTGAGGAGCGGGTGGACATGCAAGACGACCTGGGCCGCATCCTCGGGTACTTCGAACTCCTGAACGAGGTTGATGTGGACGGCGTGGAGGAGATGCAGCGCCCGGTCTCCCTGGTGAACGTGCTGCGCGACGACGTGCCCGGCGAGGCCTTCCCGCGCTCGGTGGTGGAGGCCCTGGCCCCCGAGATGCAGGACGGTCAGGTACGCGTGCCCCGCACGGTGGAGCAGGGCTGA